From the Thomasclavelia ramosa DSM 1402 genome, the window CATACAATTCACGTCTTGCACATGCTTCAATGCTTTCCCCATTTTCACGATGTCCTCCAGGTATTTCAAATGTCTTTCGCTGTTTATGTTTACAAAATACCCACTGTTTTAAATAACGGCTAATAATTACCGCAAATTTTAAATCATGCTTCGCTACAGATTCATAAAAAGATACTTTCATCTAAATTCACCTACATTTCTATATGTATAGATTTTATCATATTTAGACTTATTTAGCTGAATTTTTCAAAAACTTTCAAAATATAAAAACCATGGTAACACTACCATGGCTTAAATACATTATAATAAATTCTGTAAATGTTTTACAATTTCATTTTCAGGAACAAAACCAGTAATCTGGTCAACTGCTTTACCATCTTTAAAAATAATTAAATTTGGAATTGCCTGAACCCCATAACGCCCGGCAATATCACTAGAAGCATCAACATTTAATTTATAAAAATTAACCTGCTCCATCTTTTCTGCTAACCCTTCAATAACTGGAGATAACATTTTACATGGTCCACACCAGTCAGCATAAAAATCTACTAAAACGATACCGCTAGCAATTGCGTTATCAAATTCATTACTATTTAAAATTTTCATTTTTATCACCTCATTAACATTATGCCTAATCTATAAATAATTACAACTAATTTGCTTTAATTTTATCATATTCTTGTAAAGCAAGCGACATTGGGTCATTATCGTCAAAAGAAATCGAATCACCTTGATAACTTTCACTACCATCATTAGAACGCTTAAATCTAGTAATTTGACCCGGATTATCATAGTCAACTTTTAATAATAAATTAGGGTTATTTTCAAACTCCGACAGCTTTCTTTGAAGAATATTTTTAAATAATAGAATATCATTTTCTGTTCTAATTTCATTCTCACTTTCACCCGGCAATGCATAAGTAAGATATTGATATGTGTCAAGCTTATTAATAATATAATAATAATTATCAAACCAACTTTTTAAAAGTGCCGCATCTAACTTTTTGATTACCATTAAATATTCTTGATCCGAAATTTGATAACCTCTTGTTACCTTATCACCATTATCCTTATAATAAGTAATTTTTAAGTTATGACTGCCATAATCACTTTTTTGTTTTAAAATTTCCTGATGAATTGCCACTACTGTATCAATTGATTTTTGATCAGTTAATTTACTATTAATCTTGTTGTACCCAAAATTTGAATTAATTTCTACTGCTTTAATATCATGAGGAATATAATTTTCTAAATATCCTTTTGAACCAATAAAAATTACAATTGTAACTAAAACAATTAATGTTCCCTGCACTATGCACAATACATACCTAATACGTTTTGACTGAATAAATTGAATAATAAAAGTCGCAACAAAGGTTGCAATAATATTGATAATAATAAAACTCTTCAAAGATTGAACAGGAATATCCAAAATAGAAGTAATCAGCCAAGAAACTGAAATAATACAAATTAGTTTAATTACTTCACCAATGATTTTATAAGTGAAACCATGATAATTGTTAACACATTCCCGGTTACTGCTTGCTAAAAAAGCCATTATAAATATAACTAGACCATAACCAGCATACAGCAAAAGATAATAAGAACTTAAACCACTAAGTCCACCAATAAATAATCGAAAAGCGGGCAAAATAATACTTACGACCTCCATTGAAAAATCAGCACTAATGATTCCTCTAACAAAAGTCTGATAAACAGAAAATAAACTCATATAAATAATGAATGGCGATATATTAATAACAATTTGTAGAATAATATCCATAATTACTGATGTCGTTAAATAGGCAGCTAGATTACCTAAACTATAATAAATCCAAATCATTAAAATTGCTGAAGAACAATTTTTAAGTACTAATCCTTGTCCTAAAATAACATCAACAATACAATAGATTATGACAGGTATAATTATGCACAATAATCCGCTTAAATATCTGATCATAAAACTTTGTATTTTTGTATATGGCAAAGATGAAAAATGAGTCTGTTGGGTTTGATCAAATAAGTAACTTAAATTAACCATCGGAACAACTAATGAATAGAGTAAGATAATTAGATAAAACATTCCTACAGGAACATCAGAGTGAAAAGAAATCAGACTGATTACCAAACTTAAAGCTAGAAAACCACTAAAAATAACAACTGTATTTTTTAGCTGTTTTAAATCATTTTTTAATAAACTGATCATCATCTTTAACCACCTACCTTTATATCATTAACGATCACGCCATCATCACCTTTCTTTAAGGTAAATTCTAATGGATAAGTATAGTTATTTCCTTCTTTTGTAACAACTTCATAGGTACCTTGATAAATAACTTCATCATTACTAAAGGCTATAACTGTGCTATCACCGTTTGGATAGACCATATCAATTGTTTCGTGACTAAATTGTGTACTCACTACGGCTTTGATTTGTTCTTCAAACTTTGTTGAATCACTATTAATATCATCAATAACATCTCGACAATTTTCAATAAAAACAGCTCGTTCGATCAACTCATCGCTAGTAATAAAATTCGTTATTGCTTCATTACTGCTTATTAAATAATTGACACTATCAGGATTTAATAAATTATATGTTTTAATACTAAATATATTTTTAGGTTTGATTTCTTGATTTGGCAACAATTTAATCAATTCTTGAATTTCCTCTTTATTTAAATAGACTGCATGATCATTAACATAACAAATTAAACTTTTTTCCTTTTTTAAACCCTCAGTATAATTAAGCAGCTTATCAAAATACTTATTTCCTGGTCCATTAAAGAAATCAATTACTGCTTTTTTATTAATATAATAGATACTATAGCTATAATAATCATCATCTAATCCATGTTCATATTGATAAGTATACATCATTGCTAAATCTTGTTGTTCATCATCATATTTTTCAAAATGAAGGTCATCACGATGTTTACTCAAATAATTCAAGAATTCCTTTGTAACCTCATTATTTAAGCTTAAGCTAAGATACTCCTGATTACCAGCTAATTCAGCTACTAAATCAGCAGTAACTTCATATCTCGAATTATTAATTCCTGAAAGATATTGCTTATTGGCAATCATAAAATTAGCACCAAAAACAATTGCTAAAACAGGTACATAGATTAATAAATTACGATAAACATGTCTTCCTTTAAAAATAATTTCAACGATTATCGCTACAATCATCCCAATCAAAATATAGATCAAAAATAAAAGTGACTGACCTTTGAATCCATATGTGATATTAATTTTTGATACTAATAAAATGACTCCAAAACCACATATCGTTACAGCAATAATCAAAATAGCTTTTAAAACAATAATAATTCGGCGAAATACTAAAGGTTCTCCAATATATTCATTTTCACGATTTTTATAAACATAATAGCTGCAGATTAAGGTAACAATTCCTAAAAATAAATGGAAAAATATATGTGGATACGCACTATAAATAAACTGCATTCCAGCAGCTAACGGAAAAGTAAGATAAAGATATGTGTCATTAATTCCAAGATCAAGATTACTTGGAACTAATTTAGGACTAATATAAATAAGCCCCAATAATAAAATTACTGGTAATGCATATGCTGCTAAACTAAACACAACTTGTCCC encodes:
- a CDS encoding ABC transporter permease, producing the protein MNSRKSWVNIPLLKNIIKNNLFPAKVSLIIFVGVFILSLISGSNSGFSQICIVVYGISAVVLTTIYPCFIQSYQVNKTKSSMMCSLPLATRCVWFTNYLAGYLIALVTLLIEGLGLMMFLGLNNAGTEGNIFIRFIMAIFLLLFIYYTLTYLVCSLSGNRLGQVVFSLAAYALPVILLLGLIYISPKLVPSNLDLGINDTYLYLTFPLAAGMQFIYSAYPHIFFHLFLGIVTLICSYYVYKNRENEYIGEPLVFRRIIIVLKAILIIAVTICGFGVILLVSKINITYGFKGQSLLFLIYILIGMIVAIIVEIIFKGRHVYRNLLIYVPVLAIVFGANFMIANKQYLSGINNSRYEVTADLVAELAGNQEYLSLSLNNEVTKEFLNYLSKHRDDLHFEKYDDEQQDLAMMYTYQYEHGLDDDYYSYSIYYINKKAVIDFFNGPGNKYFDKLLNYTEGLKKEKSLICYVNDHAVYLNKEEIQELIKLLPNQEIKPKNIFSIKTYNLLNPDSVNYLISSNEAITNFITSDELIERAVFIENCRDVIDDINSDSTKFEEQIKAVVSTQFSHETIDMVYPNGDSTVIAFSNDEVIYQGTYEVVTKEGNNYTYPLEFTLKKGDDGVIVNDIKVGG
- the trxA gene encoding thioredoxin, producing the protein MKILNSNEFDNAIASGIVLVDFYADWCGPCKMLSPVIEGLAEKMEQVNFYKLNVDASSDIAGRYGVQAIPNLIIFKDGKAVDQITGFVPENEIVKHLQNLL